The stretch of DNA CCTTCAACCATGAAGTCGCATACCTCTTCGTTTGTGTTATTTGCCAAGAACACATGTAACTTTGCCCTTATTTGAATCGTTGAAGATCGCTTAACagtaaaaatcaaatcactggGCTCTTTGCTTTCGCCCCTATACACATTCCATCTGTGATGTGCAGTCATTCTCTACGGAAACAAACATCATCGTCAATCGCAATTTccaaagaatataaaaaaatttataacaaaaccAAGACTTGGGGAAAAGATGTTACATATGTTTATGATGAAGAGTAATGCATATATTATCAGCCAAATTAATTAACCTTCTCTCGAAGCGTGACAATAGGATTTCCAGCAGCGTCAAGCAGAACACGAGTATCATGAAGGGTCATTAAGTTTCCTTTCACATTAAAAATGACGTTGTCGTTGGTGTCTGTGACAACAAAGTTACCACCGGATATGGTCATGACTTTTTTGACAACCGCAAGATCAGCGGCATAAGGTGCACAGTACTGAGTGCAGATGACGGGAAGAGGGTTGGCAAACTGTGCGACAGTTGGAGCTGGAGCTGGTATTGGCTGAgccatgatgatgatgataatgggATCGGAATGGAGCACTGGATCAGAAGAAGACTTGCTTATGTTGCTTGGGGCTTTGGTGATGTGGGGAGTATTTTGTGAGCGGCTTTCCCGTTAAATTGCGAGGAAGAGAGCCCGCAAGCAGAACGCCTTCatgtacatgtatatataggaCTTTAAtgccaaaaaaatccaaagaatgaTAGCTATCATGATGCCGTGTTGTCATAAAAGTAATATATTACAAAGTAAAAAAGTTCTATACAAGAATTTCTTTAATTGTCATAGAAGATGACGCCCAATCGGTACTCTCATCCATAGATTGCAAGAATTCTATACTTTATGGAGTTTTATCAAAATCTATCGAGCTCAAAATTGATATGCTTAATCTATAACGTAATCGGCAGTTACCAACTTCATGTTTAGAAGCTTaccattaaattttattttgcaatgTTTCTTGTATTTTGATAGCGGAAAGAGTACACCTTAAAACGTTGTATTTATCCTTCATATATACGTACTATGCCTACTtagtagaaaaaagaaaaagaaaaagaagacactgccaattttaagtaaaatggattgaaacaaacgTAGTCTCTCATAAATGCTTAATTATTGCGTCTCCATACATTTAATTTGC from Juglans regia cultivar Chandler chromosome 4, Walnut 2.0, whole genome shotgun sequence encodes:
- the LOC108990028 gene encoding protein LURP-one-related 10-like yields the protein MAQPIPAPAPTVAQFANPLPVICTQYCAPYAADLAVVKKVMTISGGNFVVTDTNDNVIFNVKGNLMTLHDTRVLLDAAGNPIVTLREKRMTAHHRWNVYRGESKEPSDLIFTVKRSSTIQIRAKLHVFLANNTNEEVCDFMVEGSWAEKSCVVYTGDRTNIIAQMCKKTTVRSVLVGKDNYSVTVHPNVDYAFIVALIVILDDMNHITDMDGLLFNLAMSKAELPLSVNVPGK